In Chitinibacter sp. SCUT-21, a single genomic region encodes these proteins:
- a CDS encoding methyl-accepting chemotaxis protein, translating to MSTWYDSLRAKFFLFGILCSLVIVFMGWRGYVNVRKIDAQAKANTQQALQIASVTSDFQMTNTDFKTQVQEWKNILLRGNATDAFKKHLAAFEKEHSTVQMELTEVRRHFLGLKLDTAPVDQVLKEHQHLHDEYLKALKNFDPTNPNAGKLVDQAVRGIDRPMSKAMEELANSLQKHVSDLVSKQDQALEAQIKASSQLAIFSGLIAAAILLLLLAWGGRRILRQLGGEPNYVAHAMNQLSEGDLEVQIQLQPNDRSSMAYAISQMIERLRTIILEVKLNTDQLSVAANQLSSTSAALSISASESAASVEETSASIEQISASINQNNVNAQATEAIASKAMHEASQGGQSAAETAQAMRLIADKISIIDDIAYKTNLLALNAAIEAARAGEHGRGFAVVASEVRKLAESSQLAAQEIMTLAKQSVTLSNNASTLLCEIVNSSTQTAALVQKISTTSREQSAGINQINSAIQQLNDATQQNASSSEELAATAETVNAQASSLQESISYFRLAQDRRSAASRRALHGQD from the coding sequence GTGATTGTATTTATGGGCTGGCGCGGTTACGTAAATGTGCGGAAAATCGACGCCCAAGCCAAGGCCAATACCCAACAAGCACTACAAATCGCCTCGGTAACCAGCGATTTTCAAATGACCAATACCGACTTTAAAACCCAGGTTCAGGAGTGGAAAAACATCCTGCTGCGCGGTAACGCCACCGATGCCTTTAAAAAACACCTCGCCGCGTTTGAAAAAGAACACTCCACCGTGCAAATGGAGCTAACAGAAGTACGGCGGCATTTTCTGGGCTTGAAATTAGATACCGCCCCAGTGGATCAAGTACTCAAAGAGCATCAACATCTGCATGATGAATATCTTAAAGCCTTGAAAAATTTTGACCCCACCAACCCCAACGCCGGCAAACTGGTCGATCAAGCCGTACGCGGCATTGATCGGCCCATGAGTAAGGCGATGGAAGAGCTCGCGAACAGTTTGCAAAAACACGTAAGCGATTTGGTGAGCAAACAAGACCAAGCCTTAGAAGCGCAAATCAAAGCCAGTAGCCAATTGGCCATTTTCAGTGGTTTGATTGCTGCCGCAATTTTACTGCTGCTGTTAGCTTGGGGCGGCCGCCGAATACTGCGCCAACTGGGCGGCGAGCCCAACTATGTGGCCCATGCCATGAATCAGCTGTCAGAGGGCGATCTAGAGGTACAAATTCAGCTCCAGCCCAATGACCGTAGCAGCATGGCCTATGCAATTAGCCAGATGATTGAACGGTTGCGCACGATTATTCTGGAGGTGAAACTCAACACCGATCAGCTCTCGGTCGCCGCCAATCAGCTCTCTAGTACCTCGGCGGCGCTCTCGATCTCCGCCAGTGAATCCGCCGCCAGTGTCGAAGAAACCAGTGCCTCAATCGAGCAAATCAGCGCCTCGATCAACCAGAATAATGTCAACGCCCAAGCTACCGAAGCCATCGCCAGCAAAGCGATGCATGAAGCCAGCCAAGGCGGGCAATCAGCGGCGGAGACCGCACAAGCCATGCGGCTGATTGCCGATAAAATCAGCATCATCGACGACATCGCATACAAAACCAATTTGCTGGCACTCAATGCCGCGATTGAAGCGGCCCGCGCGGGGGAGCATGGCCGCGGCTTTGCGGTGGTTGCCTCCGAAGTGCGTAAATTGGCCGAGAGCAGCCAGCTAGCGGCGCAAGAAATTATGACTTTAGCCAAACAAAGCGTTACTTTGTCTAATAACGCCAGTACTTTGCTGTGCGAGATTGTAAACTCCAGCACGCAAACTGCAGCGCTGGTGCAAAAAATCTCCACCACCTCCCGAGAACAATCGGCGGGGATCAATCAAATCAATAGTGCGATTCAACAACTGAACGACGCGACGCAGCAAAATGCCAGCAGCAGCGAGGAGCTCGCTGCTACAGCCGAAACGGTGAATGCCCAAGCCAGCAGCTTGCAAGAATCGATTAGTTATTTCCGTCTCGCGCAAGATCGCCGCAGCGCAGCCAGCCGCCGCGCACTCCACGGGCAGGACTAA
- a CDS encoding DUF4124 domain-containing protein: MKLTLCIALFALCSSASAAMYKCQQNGATTFQDQPCNKGAQQSSLGLKTASTAGFNPNEVQQRPTPPTEALYQQLIGVWCEDPARSYEVMGAMMSKLSGKPQPSYQQMLQELKQKDPAGYAEAMNTPPRMVVDVLPKHQAIAGSGGKIVDVVLSNEGFVIGSEGLTIYRHGQHFYRGSHEYYRIPLMRCITK, encoded by the coding sequence ATGAAACTCACTCTCTGTATTGCGCTGTTTGCGCTGTGTAGCAGCGCATCCGCTGCGATGTATAAATGCCAGCAAAATGGCGCTACCACTTTTCAAGATCAGCCGTGCAATAAGGGCGCGCAGCAAAGTAGCTTGGGGCTGAAAACGGCCAGCACGGCGGGTTTTAATCCGAATGAAGTGCAGCAAAGGCCCACGCCACCTACTGAGGCGCTGTATCAGCAATTGATCGGCGTGTGGTGCGAAGACCCTGCGCGTTCTTATGAAGTGATGGGCGCCATGATGAGTAAGCTCAGTGGTAAGCCGCAGCCGAGTTATCAGCAAATGCTGCAAGAGCTCAAGCAAAAAGACCCCGCTGGCTACGCCGAGGCGATGAATACGCCACCGAGGATGGTGGTTGATGTGCTGCCCAAGCATCAGGCGATTGCAGGCAGCGGTGGCAAAATCGTGGATGTGGTGCTGAGTAATGAAGGTTTTGTGATTGGCAGCGAAGGCTTAACGATTTACCGCCACGGTCAGCACTTTTACCGCGGCAGCCACGAGTATTATCGTATCCCGTTGATGCGTTGCATTACGAAGTGA
- a CDS encoding transposase, which produces MSCYRRSNVAGASYFFTVVTERRQRILTDDVFRAALREAIHHVRRERPFQIEAWVLLPDHLHTIWTLPVGDADFATRWRLIKSAVTRSVGKLYFRPEWQTRRRTHKRCGTIWQHRYWEHLLQDDDDFRHHVDCIHLNPVKHHLVERASDWPYSTFHRLVAQGVYPADWAGVLRA; this is translated from the coding sequence ATGTCGTGTTATCGGCGCTCGAATGTGGCGGGGGCTTCGTATTTCTTTACCGTGGTGACTGAGCGACGGCAACGGATTTTGACCGATGATGTGTTTCGCGCGGCTTTGCGCGAGGCAATTCATCACGTACGGCGTGAGCGTCCATTTCAGATTGAGGCTTGGGTGTTGTTGCCTGATCATTTGCATACCATCTGGACTTTGCCGGTGGGCGATGCCGATTTTGCGACGCGCTGGCGCTTGATCAAGTCGGCGGTCACGCGCTCGGTGGGCAAACTGTATTTCCGCCCCGAATGGCAAACGCGGCGCCGCACACATAAGCGCTGTGGCACGATCTGGCAACATCGGTATTGGGAGCACTTGCTTCAGGATGACGATGATTTCCGCCACCATGTGGATTGCATCCATCTCAATCCAGTCAAGCATCACTTGGTCGAGCGTGCTAGCGATTGGCCTTATTCAACGTTTCACAGGCTGGTCGCGCAAGGCGTTTATCCGGCGGATTGGGCTGGTGTTTTGCGCGCTTAA
- a CDS encoding TIR domain-containing protein, producing MEKTYRLFISHSWSYDKNYQRVIELIKEQGLSFYDHSVRKSDPIHTNGTDEELYAAIEAKMKGTSCILILAGVYATYSNWINKEIEIAQRFNKSIIAIEPWAAERTSSVVKNAAHKIVKWQGKSIVDAIKELG from the coding sequence ATGGAAAAAACATATCGTCTCTTTATTAGCCACTCATGGAGCTACGACAAGAACTACCAAAGGGTCATTGAATTAATTAAAGAACAAGGTCTGTCATTTTATGATCACTCAGTTCGTAAGAGTGATCCAATTCATACCAATGGAACCGATGAAGAGCTCTATGCCGCAATTGAAGCAAAAATGAAAGGAACAAGCTGCATTTTGATCTTGGCAGGGGTATATGCAACCTATAGCAACTGGATCAATAAAGAAATTGAAATTGCTCAGCGTTTCAATAAATCAATAATTGCTATTGAGCCATGGGCGGCCGAAAGAACTTCAAGCGTAGTCAAAAATGCGGCTCACAAAATCGTAAAATGGCAAGGAAAGTCAATAGTTGATGCAATCAAGGAGCTGGGTTAA
- a CDS encoding caspase family protein, whose protein sequence is MRKALIIGIDYYDSISNLFGCVNDAYSVKSILERHGDGSVNFGIKLITATNEINKITRKELKNQITELFKDDSDIALFYFAGHGYIESTGGYLITSECEDGDDGLPLDELLTIANSSPAKSKVIILDSCHSGIAGSPSAAGNYALLAEGVTILTASSATQYAQEKNGSGVFTNLLVDALSGGSANLVGDITPGSIYAHIDQSLGPWEQRPIFKTNVKNFTTLRKVQPPIQLSDLKKIVDLFEDPGIELQLDPSFEPDSDEPNDQNTEKFAILQKFNRINLVTPVGEDHMYYAAMNSKSCKLTVLGAHYWNLVSNNRI, encoded by the coding sequence ATGCGCAAAGCTTTAATTATAGGCATAGATTACTACGACTCAATATCTAACCTATTTGGCTGCGTCAACGATGCCTATTCGGTTAAAAGCATTCTAGAAAGGCATGGGGATGGCTCGGTCAATTTCGGGATAAAATTGATAACCGCCACTAACGAAATCAATAAAATAACTCGCAAAGAGTTAAAAAACCAGATAACCGAGCTATTTAAAGATGACAGCGATATTGCTTTATTCTACTTTGCAGGTCATGGGTATATTGAAAGCACTGGCGGCTACTTAATCACCTCAGAGTGTGAAGATGGGGATGATGGTCTTCCGCTAGATGAACTCTTGACCATAGCAAATAGTTCTCCAGCAAAGAGTAAGGTAATAATTCTGGATAGCTGTCACTCTGGCATCGCAGGGAGCCCTAGTGCGGCAGGAAACTACGCACTGCTTGCTGAAGGAGTAACAATTTTAACGGCATCAAGTGCTACACAATATGCGCAAGAAAAAAATGGCTCTGGCGTATTCACTAATTTGCTAGTTGATGCCTTAAGTGGCGGTTCTGCAAATTTGGTCGGGGATATTACGCCCGGAAGTATTTACGCACATATTGATCAGTCTTTAGGGCCATGGGAACAACGACCAATATTTAAAACAAATGTAAAAAATTTTACGACATTAAGGAAGGTACAACCTCCAATTCAGCTTTCAGATTTAAAGAAAATCGTCGATCTATTTGAAGACCCAGGCATTGAGCTCCAACTGGATCCAAGTTTTGAACCAGACTCAGATGAACCAAACGACCAAAACACTGAAAAATTCGCCATTCTCCAAAAATTCAACCGAATAAACTTGGTTACTCCGGTTGGTGAAGACCACATGTACTACGCTGCGATGAATTCTAAATCGTGCAAACTAACTGTTTTAGGCGCACATTACTGGAACCTAGTCTCAAATAATCGCATATAA
- the metH gene encoding methionine synthase: MTRTEHLKKLLAEKIMMLDGGMGTMIQQYKLTEEQYRGERFADWHTDVKGNNDLLVLTQPQIISEIHQQYLDAGADIIETNSFNATSMAMADYEMESLVWEINHAAAKLVKDLCVAQTAKDPSKPRFCAGILGPTSRTASISPDVNDPGYRNVTFDALVEAYLESIDGLVKGGADILMVETIFDTLNAKAAVFAIKKYFADRPELEELPVMISGTITDQSGRTLTGQTTEAFYNSLHHADAVSFGLNCALGPDLLRPYVEEMSRISDTYVSVHANAGLPNPLAPTGYDLLPEDMAPQVREWAEAGLVNIIGGCCGTTPAHIAAIYAAVKDLPPRKLPEIEPKCRLSGLEPFNIGDKDLFVNVGERTNVTGSKAFARLILNGDYPAALEVARQQVENGAQVIDINMDEGMLDAHKAMVTFLNLIAAEPDISRVPIMIDSSKWDVIEAGLKCVQGKCIVNSISMKEGVEAFKHHARLLKMYGAAVIVMAFDEVGQADTYARKVEICEKSYRILVDEIGYNPADIIFDPNIFAVATGIEEHARYGLDFIEATGWIKQNLPHAKISGGVSNVSFSFRGNNKVREAIHAVFLYHAIQRGMTMGIVNAGALENYDEVPHELRNAIERVVLMDGADPMADTDALIALAESFRGDAAQKSGEDLSWRTLPLQGRITHSLVKGITTYITEDTEEARQSVERPIHVIEGHLMNGMNVVGDLFGAGKMFLPQVVKSARVMKAAVAHLEPFIEAEKIAMGLADAPAKGKIIMATVKGDVHDIGKNIVGVVLRCNNYQVFDLGVMVPCQTILDKAKEVGADIIGLSGLITPSLEEMAHVAKEMQRQGFDIPLLIGGATTSKVHTAVKIEPHYQNGQVIYVADASRAVGVCSNLLSDDLKAPFIADVKAEYAKARELFENKDRTKLISIDEAREFKFKQDWATYTPKAPAFTGVREYTQYDLNELVPYIDWTPFFQSWELYGRYPAILNDEVVGEAARPLFEDAQKMLKQIVDEKWLSAAGVIGFFPANAVNHDDIEIRDPATGETAMLWHNLRQQLPKAKTDERNAADVKPNWCLADFVAPKETGITDYIGAFAVTAGIGIDEHVKRFEDANDDYSAILLKSLADRLAEAFAEHMHYRVRTELWGYAAGESLSNDELVDEKYVGIRPAPGYPACPDHTSKVELFKLLNAPNIGMTLTEGYAMLPTAAVSGFYLAHPESRYFGVGKITKDQVEDYALRRGVSVAQAERDLAPNLGYVA; this comes from the coding sequence ATGACCCGCACCGAACACCTGAAGAAATTGCTCGCCGAAAAAATCATGATGCTCGACGGCGGCATGGGGACGATGATTCAGCAATACAAGCTGACCGAAGAACAATACCGCGGCGAGCGCTTTGCCGATTGGCATACCGATGTCAAAGGCAATAACGATTTGCTGGTGCTGACGCAGCCGCAAATCATTAGCGAAATCCACCAGCAATACCTCGACGCTGGCGCCGACATTATCGAAACCAACAGCTTTAACGCCACATCGATGGCGATGGCCGATTACGAAATGGAATCGCTGGTGTGGGAGATCAACCACGCCGCCGCCAAATTGGTGAAAGATTTGTGTGTGGCGCAAACGGCCAAAGACCCAAGCAAACCGCGCTTTTGTGCCGGTATTCTTGGCCCAACCAGCCGCACCGCGTCGATTTCGCCCGATGTGAACGACCCCGGCTACCGTAATGTGACGTTTGACGCGCTGGTGGAGGCTTACCTCGAATCGATCGACGGCCTCGTTAAAGGTGGTGCCGATATTCTGATGGTCGAGACGATTTTCGACACGCTGAACGCCAAAGCCGCCGTGTTCGCCATCAAGAAATACTTCGCGGATCGCCCAGAGCTGGAAGAACTGCCAGTGATGATCTCCGGCACGATTACCGATCAATCGGGCCGCACGCTCACCGGCCAGACCACCGAAGCGTTCTACAACTCGCTGCACCACGCCGACGCCGTGTCGTTCGGCCTAAACTGTGCGCTCGGCCCTGATTTGCTGCGCCCGTATGTGGAAGAAATGAGCCGTATTTCCGACACCTATGTGTCGGTACACGCCAACGCCGGTCTACCCAATCCACTGGCGCCGACTGGCTATGATTTGCTGCCGGAAGACATGGCGCCGCAAGTGCGCGAATGGGCCGAAGCCGGTTTGGTCAATATCATCGGCGGCTGTTGCGGCACGACGCCAGCGCACATCGCGGCGATTTACGCGGCGGTCAAAGATTTGCCACCGCGCAAGCTGCCAGAAATCGAGCCTAAATGTCGCCTGTCTGGCCTAGAGCCGTTCAATATCGGCGATAAAGATTTGTTTGTGAACGTCGGCGAGCGTACCAACGTCACCGGCTCGAAAGCCTTTGCCCGCCTGATTTTAAATGGCGACTACCCAGCGGCGCTGGAAGTAGCGCGCCAGCAGGTAGAAAACGGCGCGCAGGTCATCGACATTAATATGGACGAGGGCATGCTCGATGCCCACAAGGCGATGGTGACCTTCCTGAACCTGATCGCCGCCGAGCCGGATATCAGCCGCGTGCCGATCATGATCGACTCATCGAAATGGGACGTCATCGAAGCCGGCCTGAAATGCGTGCAGGGCAAGTGCATCGTGAACTCGATCTCGATGAAAGAGGGCGTGGAAGCATTCAAACACCACGCGCGTTTGCTGAAAATGTACGGCGCTGCCGTCATTGTGATGGCGTTCGACGAAGTCGGTCAGGCCGACACCTACGCGCGTAAAGTCGAGATTTGCGAAAAATCGTACCGCATCCTCGTCGATGAAATCGGCTACAACCCGGCCGATATTATTTTCGACCCGAATATTTTCGCTGTGGCCACCGGTATTGAAGAGCATGCGCGTTACGGCCTCGACTTTATCGAAGCCACCGGCTGGATTAAGCAAAACCTGCCGCACGCCAAAATCAGCGGCGGCGTGTCGAACGTCTCGTTCTCTTTCCGTGGCAATAACAAGGTGCGCGAAGCGATCCACGCCGTGTTCCTATATCACGCGATTCAGCGCGGCATGACGATGGGGATTGTGAATGCTGGCGCACTGGAAAACTACGACGAAGTGCCGCACGAATTGCGCAACGCCATCGAACGCGTCGTGTTGATGGACGGTGCCGACCCAATGGCGGACACCGACGCGCTGATCGCGCTGGCCGAATCATTCCGTGGCGATGCGGCGCAAAAATCGGGTGAAGACCTGTCGTGGCGCACGCTGCCGCTGCAAGGCCGCATTACGCATTCGCTGGTGAAGGGCATTACCACCTACATCACCGAAGACACCGAAGAAGCCCGCCAGTCGGTCGAGCGCCCGATCCATGTGATCGAAGGCCACCTCATGAACGGCATGAACGTGGTTGGCGACTTGTTTGGCGCCGGCAAGATGTTCCTGCCGCAGGTGGTGAAATCCGCGCGCGTGATGAAAGCCGCCGTAGCGCACCTCGAGCCATTTATCGAAGCCGAAAAAATCGCCATGGGTCTGGCCGACGCGCCGGCCAAGGGCAAGATCATTATGGCGACGGTGAAGGGCGACGTGCACGACATCGGTAAAAACATCGTCGGCGTCGTGCTGCGCTGTAATAACTATCAGGTGTTTGACCTCGGCGTGATGGTGCCGTGCCAAACGATTCTGGATAAAGCCAAAGAAGTCGGTGCCGACATCATTGGCCTCTCCGGCCTGATTACCCCATCGCTGGAAGAAATGGCGCACGTCGCCAAAGAAATGCAGCGCCAGGGTTTTGATATCCCGCTGCTGATCGGCGGTGCTACGACGTCGAAAGTGCACACCGCGGTGAAAATCGAGCCGCACTACCAAAACGGCCAAGTGATTTACGTGGCCGACGCCAGCCGCGCCGTGGGCGTGTGCTCGAACTTGCTGTCGGACGACTTGAAAGCGCCATTCATTGCCGACGTCAAAGCCGAATACGCCAAAGCACGTGAGCTGTTTGAAAACAAAGATCGCACCAAGCTGATCAGCATTGATGAAGCGCGCGAATTTAAATTCAAACAAGATTGGGCGACGTATACGCCGAAAGCGCCTGCCTTTACTGGTGTGCGTGAATATACCCAATATGATTTAAACGAGCTGGTGCCTTATATCGACTGGACGCCGTTCTTCCAAAGCTGGGAGCTGTATGGCCGCTATCCAGCGATTTTGAACGACGAAGTCGTCGGCGAAGCCGCGCGCCCGTTGTTTGAAGACGCGCAAAAAATGCTCAAGCAAATCGTCGACGAGAAATGGCTCTCCGCCGCCGGCGTGATCGGCTTCTTCCCCGCCAATGCGGTCAACCACGACGACATCGAAATCCGCGACCCAGCCACCGGCGAAACCGCCATGCTGTGGCACAACCTGCGCCAGCAATTGCCGAAGGCCAAAACCGACGAGCGCAATGCGGCCGATGTGAAGCCCAACTGGTGTCTGGCCGACTTTGTCGCGCCGAAAGAAACCGGTATCACCGATTACATCGGCGCCTTTGCCGTCACCGCCGGCATCGGCATTGATGAGCACGTCAAACGCTTTGAAGACGCCAACGACGACTACAGTGCCATCTTGCTCAAATCACTGGCCGACCGTCTGGCCGAAGCCTTCGCCGAGCACATGCACTACCGCGTGCGCACCGAGCTTTGGGGCTACGCCGCGGGCGAATCGCTAAGCAACGACGAATTGGTCGACGAAAAATACGTCGGCATCCGTCCCGCCCCCGGCTACCCAGCCTGCCCGGATCACACCAGCAAGGTGGAGCTATTCAAACTGCTGAACGCGCCAAACATCGGCATGACGCTAACCGAAGGCTACGCGATGCTGCCCACCGCAGCAGTCAGCGGCTTCTACCTCGCGCACCCAGAGTCACGCTATTTTGGCGTGGGCAAGATCACCAAAGATCAGGTGGAGGATTATGCCCTGCGGCGTGGGGTATCGGTCGCTCAGGCGGAAAGAGATTTGGCGCCGAACTTGGGGTATGTGGCGTGA
- a CDS encoding methyl-accepting chemotaxis protein translates to MLSRFATRTKLFFLTGTLLVLMVLQISFTLFELGIAGEKADQLITDRYPKIEHQNHIIANTLDIGMLLREAIMDSDSAAIENSLSKIMQLRADSSSRLKYLHDHATSAESKAILNEIETKRSVISGQYEQLFTMIRTNQDVEATAFIQTQYDPAYKAFQAAVQTMVESQKGKMNTLAAETHTSFEQVRNLMIGSGLIAVLLGLTAAVLIANSISSPLNRALREAERIADGDLRADRTNLQDAITGNDEPSRLLVSLEKMRASLAEMAKLIQQNANEVGRAAQGLAHSAKEVASSAQNQSAATSGAAATLEQLTVSIHHVADNAEDAANQAQNAGKTAQMGGSFVVDSSSQMSSVGQHVSQSAAQMADLERDVGEIGKMATMIRDVADQTNLLALNAAIEAARAGETGRGFAVVADEVRKLAERTTKSAHEISEMIGRIQTGSATVNQYMGQSVQSVKDATVSSDSAALAMQEIEGNAESVVAAVNQISHSLNEQKLAGQDLAARMEQVAQMAEENGDTVLHLASTATQLTGLAEQLQTAVNRFRI, encoded by the coding sequence ATGCTTTCCCGTTTTGCTACCCGTACTAAGCTATTTTTCCTCACCGGCACCCTGCTAGTCCTAATGGTGTTACAGATCAGTTTTACGCTATTTGAGCTGGGCATCGCTGGCGAAAAGGCCGATCAATTGATCACCGATCGCTACCCAAAAATTGAACACCAAAACCACATTATCGCCAATACACTAGATATCGGTATGCTGCTGCGCGAAGCCATTATGGATAGCGATAGTGCGGCAATTGAAAACAGCTTGAGCAAAATTATGCAGCTACGAGCAGATAGCAGCAGCCGCTTGAAATACCTACACGACCACGCCACCAGCGCCGAGAGTAAGGCCATTTTGAACGAGATCGAAACCAAGCGTTCGGTCATCAGTGGGCAGTACGAGCAGTTGTTTACGATGATTCGCACCAATCAAGACGTTGAAGCAACCGCCTTTATCCAAACCCAATATGATCCAGCCTATAAAGCGTTTCAGGCTGCGGTGCAGACCATGGTGGAATCGCAAAAAGGCAAAATGAACACGCTGGCCGCCGAAACCCATACCAGCTTTGAGCAAGTGCGCAATTTAATGATAGGCAGTGGTCTAATTGCAGTGTTGCTGGGTTTAACGGCGGCGGTGTTGATCGCCAATTCAATTAGCTCGCCACTCAATCGCGCCTTGCGTGAAGCTGAGCGCATTGCTGATGGCGATTTAAGAGCTGATCGCACCAATCTACAAGACGCAATCACCGGCAATGACGAGCCGAGCCGCCTGCTGGTATCACTAGAAAAAATGCGCGCCAGCTTGGCAGAGATGGCCAAATTGATTCAGCAAAACGCCAATGAAGTAGGCCGCGCAGCGCAAGGCCTGGCACATTCGGCCAAAGAAGTCGCCAGCAGCGCGCAGAATCAATCGGCGGCCACCAGTGGTGCGGCGGCAACGCTAGAGCAATTAACGGTTAGCATCCACCATGTGGCCGACAATGCGGAAGACGCCGCCAATCAAGCCCAGAACGCAGGCAAAACTGCGCAAATGGGCGGCTCTTTTGTCGTAGATTCTTCGTCTCAGATGAGCTCAGTCGGCCAGCACGTAAGCCAATCGGCGGCACAAATGGCCGATTTGGAGCGCGATGTGGGTGAAATTGGCAAAATGGCGACGATGATTCGCGACGTGGCTGATCAGACCAATTTGCTGGCACTCAATGCCGCGATTGAAGCGGCGCGCGCAGGCGAAACCGGGCGTGGCTTTGCCGTGGTGGCCGATGAAGTGCGCAAATTGGCCGAGCGCACGACTAAATCCGCGCACGAAATCAGCGAGATGATAGGCCGCATCCAAACAGGTAGCGCAACGGTGAACCAATATATGGGGCAAAGCGTGCAAAGCGTGAAGGATGCAACGGTGAGCTCCGATTCTGCCGCATTGGCGATGCAGGAAATCGAAGGCAATGCCGAATCAGTGGTGGCCGCAGTCAACCAAATTAGCCATTCGCTGAACGAGCAAAAATTGGCCGGCCAAGATTTGGCAGCGCGCATGGAGCAAGTGGCGCAAATGGCCGAAGAAAATGGCGATACCGTGCTGCACTTGGCCAGCACCGCGACCCAGCTCACTGGCTTGGCCGAACAATTACAAACCGCAGTTAATCGCTTCCGTATTTAA